The Agreia sp. COWG nucleotide sequence CGGTCCAGCGGGCGCGCCGGGCGCCACCGCTGGACCTGTCGACATGAGTGCTACGCGTCCCTTCGCTTCATGAGAACGGCAGCGGCGGCGAGCACCACGGCAACCCATCCGAGCATAACGAGCAGAGCCTGCCACGGCTCGAAGGGTCCACCGACGTAGTACAAGGCCTTGCCCACCGAGCCCGGCGTCCAGTCGGCCAGCGTCGTCGACCACGCCGCAGGGATCACCAGGAGGACGGTGGGAACGACGAGCAGCAGTCCGAGGCTCGCGGCGATTCCACCGGGGGTCGAGCGCAGGATCGCGCCGATGCCGAGGGAGATCAGTCCGATGAGCACGAGGTAGCCCGCGGCACCTACGAAGCGGGCCCACATGGCGGGGTCGCTCGGATCGGTCGGCACTCCACGGCCGGCGAAGATGGGCAGCGAGACCAGGTAGCTCGCCGCGATGCTCGTGAAGGCGACCACGAATGTGGCGGCCGCGAACACGGCGGCCTTCGCGGCAAGCACCGGAACACGGTTCGGTACAGCCATGAACGAGGAGCGGATCTGACCCGTGGAGTATTCGCCACTGACCACCAGCACGCCGAGCACGGCGATCACCAGCTGTCCGAAGACGAGGCCGACGGTGCCGACGGTGATCGCGGCCTCGGTCACCGCCTCGGCCGGAATGGTGCCACTGGGCGTGGAAGCAGTGAGCGCGAAGAGCACGGCCATGCCCACCTCGATGAGCACGATGATGCCGAACGACCACCAGGTCGAGCGCAGGCTCCGCAGCTTGATCCACTCGCTGCGCAGGACGCCCGCGGCGCTCAGGCCGCGGCCCGTCACGTCGATGTGGCTGGAACGGGACTGGGTGGGCTGGGCAAGGGTGCTCATCGGACGACCTCCGGGGTGACGGACTGGGTGTGATATTCGACTTCGTCTGCTGTGAGCCGCAGATAGGCCTCCTCGAGCGAGCCGGTGACCGTGGTCAGCTCGTGCAGCACGAGGCCGTGGGATGCGGCGATGCCGCCGATGGTCGCGGCAGGAACACCGGCCACGTCGAGAACGAACTCGCTCGCGGAGGTGATCTGCACATCCGGCGCAGCCAGCATGCGGGCCAGCTCTGCGGCCTGCGGGCTGGCGACGCGTACCGAGGTGACCGCTCCGTTTCCGACGATGTCGGCCACCGGGGCATCGGCGATGACCCGGCCACGGCCGAACACGATGATGTGGTCGGCGGTAAGGGCCATCTCGCTCATGAGGTGACTCGACAACAGAACAGTGCGGCCCTCGGCGGCGAGGTGCTTGAGTAGCCCGCGCACCCACAGAACACCCTCGGGGTCGAGGCCGTTGATGGGCTCGTCGAGGATGAGGGTCTGCGGGTCGCCGAGAAGGGCGGCGGCGATGCCCAGGCGCTGGCCCATTCCGAGAGAGAAGCCGCCGACGCGCTTGTTCGCCACGGCGTCGAGTCCGGTGAGCGTGATGACCTCGCGCACCCGAGCGGCACCGATGCCGTGCGTCGCCCCGAGGGCGAGCAGGTGGTTGTAGGCCGAGCGACCCGAATGGATGGCCTTCGCGTCGAGCAGCGCGCCCACCTCGTGAAGCGGCGCGGCATGCTCGGCGTAGAAGCGGCCGTTCACGGTGACGCTGCCCGACGTGGGCCTGTCGAGGCCCACGATCATGCGCATCGTTGTGGACTTGCCTGCGCCGTTCGGGCCCAACAGGCCCGTGACCTTGCCGGGTCGCACGGTGAAGGTGGCAGAATCGACCGCCGCCTTCTGCCCATAGCGTTTGGTCAGGGACTGCGCTTCGATCATCGTGATCTCCTGTACGTAGACGTGGAGGAGGCCGACCCTCCCCCACTTCTTCGACAGTAGAAGCTGCGCGTACGCCGCGAATCAGCCGTGAGGCTGGTTCTCACGAACGCACGTGGTACCGCGGTACTACAGGCGCTCCTTCTGCTTTTTCGACAGGGACTTCTCGTCGATCGGAGCCTCGCCCGATGCGCGCTGCTCGCGGTAGTAGTCGCGCGCCTCGCTCTGGCGTTCGGCCTCGGCACCCGTGGCGATCTTCGCCCGGATGTGCTCGGGGCCGTAACCGAAGGCATCCACCAGGTCTTGGGCGTGCGGCCGGAGCCGGGAGATCAACCGGTCGATGTAGGCCGTGACGGCCTGCGCGCGCTTCGGCGATAGACGCCCGTGAATGAGGTACCAGGCGAGGTGCTTCTCGACGAGGCTCAGACCGAAGAGATCGCGTACCCACGTGAGCACCACGCGCGTGCCTTCATCGTCGATGTTCTCGAGCGCGTCGGTGAACGCCTCCCACTGCAGCAGCTCGGCGTGGGCCCGCGCGGCGTCGATGACCGCGCTCTGGTTCGCGTTGAACAGGTCTGCCGCGACCTGCTTCGGCGCCTTCGTGCCCGGGCGAAGGCGAGCGGCGACCTCGGCCACCATGGTCTCGACCCGGTCGGTGAGCAGCGCGCGCTGGGCGCTCGTCTCCCGCAGCTGCTCGACGCTGCGCGCAACGCTTCCGCGGTCGGAGAGATTCTGCGCGAGCGTGCGCAGCCCGGCCCCGTTCACCGTGCGATCGGCCGCTTGCTCGACGACGTAGCGCGCGAGCACTCCCACGTCGGCCTTGGCGAAGCGGCGACTGTAGTCGGTGAGCAGGCGCTTGGCCACCAGCTGCAGCAGCACGTGGTTGTCGCCCTCGAAGGTGGCGTAGACGTCGAGGTCTGCGCGCAGCCCGACGAGGCGGTTCTCGGCGAGGAATCCCGCGCCGCCACACGCCTCGCGTGCCTCCTGCAGAGTGTCGAGCGCGTGCCAGGTAGAGAGCGGCTTCAGCGCCGCCGCGAGGGTCTCCAGGTCTTGCCGGTCGGCATCCGTATCGCTGGCCCCCGAGAAGACGCCATCGAACTTGGTGAGCAGCTGCTCGTGGGCGAAGCTCGCCGCGTAGGTCGTTGCGAGAAGGGGCAGCAGTCGCCGCTGGTGCACCTGATAGTCGAGGATGACCTCTTCGTCGGTATCGCTGCCCGCGGTGAACTGGCGCCGCTCGTTGCCATAGCGCACCGCGATCGCGAGCGCTATCTTGGCCGCGGCCACGGATGCGCCGTCGAGCGACACCCGGCCCTGCACGAGCGTGCCCAGCATCGTGAAGAACCGGCGACCGGGGCTCTGGATGGGCGAGGAGTACGTGCCGTCGACGTCGACGTCGCCGTAGCGGTTGAGCAGGTTCTCGCGCGGGATGCGCACGTCGGTGAAGTGCAGTCGGCCGTTGTCTATGCCGTTGAGGCCGCCCTTGAGGCCGTCGTCTTCGCCGCCGACCCCCGGAAGGAACGTGCCCGAAGCGTCCC carries:
- a CDS encoding ABC transporter permease, coding for MSTLAQPTQSRSSHIDVTGRGLSAAGVLRSEWIKLRSLRSTWWSFGIIVLIEVGMAVLFALTASTPSGTIPAEAVTEAAITVGTVGLVFGQLVIAVLGVLVVSGEYSTGQIRSSFMAVPNRVPVLAAKAAVFAAATFVVAFTSIAASYLVSLPIFAGRGVPTDPSDPAMWARFVGAAGYLVLIGLISLGIGAILRSTPGGIAASLGLLLVVPTVLLVIPAAWSTTLADWTPGSVGKALYYVGGPFEPWQALLVMLGWVAVVLAAAAVLMKRRDA
- a CDS encoding ABC transporter ATP-binding protein, encoding MIEAQSLTKRYGQKAAVDSATFTVRPGKVTGLLGPNGAGKSTTMRMIVGLDRPTSGSVTVNGRFYAEHAAPLHEVGALLDAKAIHSGRSAYNHLLALGATHGIGAARVREVITLTGLDAVANKRVGGFSLGMGQRLGIAAALLGDPQTLILDEPINGLDPEGVLWVRGLLKHLAAEGRTVLLSSHLMSEMALTADHIIVFGRGRVIADAPVADIVGNGAVTSVRVASPQAAELARMLAAPDVQITSASEFVLDVAGVPAATIGGIAASHGLVLHELTTVTGSLEEAYLRLTADEVEYHTQSVTPEVVR
- a CDS encoding acyl-CoA dehydrogenase; amino-acid sequence: MAISKADARVDTEALERYLLGTWADARLAARALTGRPDMQRVDGQSLDDHRASVFRQLGLLVEHGGVHKAFPKSLGGEDDHGGNIAGFEELVTADPSLQIKSGVQWGLFGAAVLHLGTERHHRAFLPAIMSLEVPGAFAMTETGHGSDVAAIATTATFDVATQEFVIDTPFRGAWKDYLGNGAVHGTAAVLFAQLITEGVNHGVHAFYVPLRDASGTFLPGVGGEDDGLKGGLNGIDNGRLHFTDVRIPRENLLNRYGDVDVDGTYSSPIQSPGRRFFTMLGTLVQGRVSLDGASVAAAKIALAIAVRYGNERRQFTAGSDTDEEVILDYQVHQRRLLPLLATTYAASFAHEQLLTKFDGVFSGASDTDADRQDLETLAAALKPLSTWHALDTLQEAREACGGAGFLAENRLVGLRADLDVYATFEGDNHVLLQLVAKRLLTDYSRRFAKADVGVLARYVVEQAADRTVNGAGLRTLAQNLSDRGSVARSVEQLRETSAQRALLTDRVETMVAEVAARLRPGTKAPKQVAADLFNANQSAVIDAARAHAELLQWEAFTDALENIDDEGTRVVLTWVRDLFGLSLVEKHLAWYLIHGRLSPKRAQAVTAYIDRLISRLRPHAQDLVDAFGYGPEHIRAKIATGAEAERQSEARDYYREQRASGEAPIDEKSLSKKQKERL